One Flavobacterium sp. 90 DNA segment encodes these proteins:
- a CDS encoding MFS transporter — protein sequence MILPFLKKLQNSPKGFRLANTVFFFLSGFGYSSWVSRIPHIKAQLHLSEAQFGTVLFAFPIGLMLTMPFTGKLLNKYSSRYIMLLGAIMFNIVLSLPGLAAFVWQLVIILLIFGASRNIFNLSINAQSLEVQKLYPQSIITRFHAVWSIAVFAGAGLGYVMVSRHIAPSHHLLGVSIFMMGLTACFYPLSIHNEPVPVKKKFFSMPEKNLIKFAIICFVSMACENTMYDWSGIYFENILHASPKLTSAAFVFFATAVTLGRLFGDYGVMKFGTKRILLYSGILITVGFLICFLLPFIYPTLFGYVLIGVGVSCVVPLVFSIAGRSSKLSSGSALTSISTIGYLGFLLVPPMVGFISEYLSMKWAFLVMSVLGILMIFMVNKIGEKE from the coding sequence ATGATTTTACCTTTTTTAAAGAAACTACAGAATTCGCCAAAAGGATTCCGTTTAGCCAATACTGTGTTTTTTTTCCTCTCCGGATTTGGATATTCTTCTTGGGTTTCCCGAATTCCGCATATAAAAGCACAATTGCATTTATCAGAAGCTCAATTTGGAACCGTTTTATTTGCTTTTCCGATTGGTCTAATGCTCACAATGCCTTTTACAGGAAAGTTATTGAATAAATACAGCAGCCGTTATATCATGCTTTTGGGAGCAATTATGTTTAATATTGTGCTCTCTTTACCAGGTTTGGCCGCTTTTGTGTGGCAATTGGTTATTATACTTTTGATCTTTGGAGCCTCACGTAATATTTTTAATTTATCGATTAATGCGCAATCTCTGGAAGTTCAAAAATTATATCCACAATCGATTATAACCCGTTTTCATGCCGTTTGGAGTATTGCTGTTTTCGCCGGAGCAGGTTTAGGTTATGTAATGGTATCGAGACATATTGCGCCGTCGCATCATTTATTAGGTGTAAGTATTTTTATGATGGGTCTTACGGCATGTTTTTACCCTTTGAGTATTCATAATGAGCCCGTACCGGTTAAGAAAAAGTTCTTTTCGATGCCGGAAAAAAATCTGATTAAGTTCGCTATCATTTGTTTTGTTTCTATGGCTTGCGAAAATACGATGTACGATTGGAGCGGTATTTATTTTGAAAATATATTACATGCTTCGCCAAAGTTAACCAGTGCAGCATTTGTATTTTTTGCAACTGCGGTAACTTTAGGACGTTTGTTTGGAGATTATGGCGTAATGAAATTTGGAACAAAACGAATCCTGCTTTACAGCGGAATTTTGATCACGGTAGGTTTTTTAATTTGTTTTCTCTTACCATTTATTTATCCAACTCTTTTCGGTTATGTTTTAATCGGAGTTGGGGTTTCTTGTGTCGTTCCGTTAGTATTTAGCATTGCGGGAAGATCCTCAAAATTAAGCAGTGGTTCAGCCTTAACTTCTATATCTACAATTGGTTATCTTGGGTTTTTATTGGTTCCGCCAATGGTTGGTTTCATCTCTGAATATTTAAGTATGAAATGGGCGTTTTTAGTAATGTCGGTTTTAGGGATTTTGATGATTTTTATGGTCAATAAGATCGGGGAGAAGGAATAA